One Tolypothrix bouteillei VB521301 DNA window includes the following coding sequences:
- a CDS encoding MAPEG family protein yields MIPISTFFIGLNGLIAFALSYIVVMERTRTRIWHGESKEDVLMQPDPLTNPTAWVATVEKISQGLSVNKTMDESVLQRKVRAHGNLTEYVPIGLLLIIALELMHSEVWLLWLLGGTLTLARIVYAYGVITKYGPSVGRAIGFFATGFVYIFGSLACVYYGLKGIL; encoded by the coding sequence ATGATTCCAATCTCAACTTTTTTTATTGGACTTAATGGTCTCATAGCTTTTGCTCTGTCCTATATTGTGGTAATGGAACGGACAAGAACTAGAATTTGGCATGGTGAGTCAAAAGAGGATGTTTTGATGCAACCCGATCCCCTAACAAATCCAACAGCATGGGTTGCGACAGTTGAAAAAATCAGCCAAGGGTTGTCTGTTAACAAAACTATGGATGAATCTGTTTTACAGCGCAAAGTTCGCGCTCACGGAAATCTTACAGAGTATGTACCTATTGGCTTGCTGCTGATTATTGCGCTGGAATTAATGCATTCTGAGGTTTGGCTGCTGTGGCTTCTTGGTGGAACGCTCACATTAGCTCGAATTGTCTACGCTTACGGCGTCATTACCAAATACGGTCCTTCTGTTGGACGAGCCATCGGTTTTTTTGCAACTGGGTTTGTCTATATATTTGGTAGTTTAGCTTGTGTCTACTACGGTTTAAAAGGAATTTTGTAA
- a CDS encoding AraC family transcriptional regulator, translated as MTVPPIIAMEFVANAIQRAVQLGINRQILLKMAGLTIEDITNPTKNVSLYQHTQLLEKLAVLSNDDFFGLHYGFTHHVSNFGILGYVLLNSATVGSALNSLVQYFGVWQQGTEVALTLDGNTAWLSYQVTDAGIPVRKQDAETAIAFAINSIRTLTRQHWYPKTVWLEHNSSKNTSEYKQLLNTPVLFNQSVNAIAMESELLKQKVPFADLSLLPILESRLHQFFVEKEVDNELVTLVSQSIARSLPQGCPTIGDIALSLGLSSRTLQRYLRDRNTTYKQLVNKTRHQLSLMYLKELELSLTEIALLLGYSELSAFDRAFQRWTGLAPNKYRAIQP; from the coding sequence ATGACGGTGCCTCCCATAATAGCAATGGAATTTGTTGCAAACGCCATCCAGAGGGCTGTTCAACTGGGCATTAACCGACAAATTCTTCTAAAAATGGCTGGGCTAACAATTGAAGATATTACCAATCCAACGAAAAATGTTTCACTCTACCAGCACACTCAATTATTAGAGAAGCTTGCTGTTCTCAGCAACGACGATTTTTTTGGGTTGCATTATGGCTTTACACATCACGTGTCTAACTTTGGCATATTGGGCTATGTTTTACTAAACTCTGCTACCGTTGGTTCTGCTCTAAATAGCTTGGTTCAATATTTTGGTGTATGGCAACAAGGGACTGAAGTTGCTCTGACACTTGATGGCAATACAGCATGGTTATCTTATCAAGTGACAGATGCAGGAATTCCAGTTCGCAAGCAAGACGCCGAAACAGCGATCGCGTTTGCCATTAATAGCATTCGCACTCTCACCCGTCAACATTGGTACCCCAAAACAGTGTGGCTAGAGCATAACTCTTCTAAAAATACTTCAGAATACAAACAACTGCTGAATACACCCGTACTTTTTAACCAATCTGTTAATGCTATTGCAATGGAAAGCGAACTTCTCAAACAAAAAGTTCCGTTTGCCGATTTAAGTCTCTTACCTATTTTAGAAAGTCGTTTGCATCAGTTCTTTGTTGAGAAAGAAGTAGATAATGAACTAGTAACCTTGGTGAGTCAGTCAATTGCTCGTTCATTGCCGCAAGGATGTCCAACAATAGGAGATATAGCCTTAAGTTTGGGACTCAGCAGTCGTACTTTACAAAGGTATTTACGCGATCGCAATACTACATATAAGCAATTGGTAAACAAAACCCGACATCAACTATCGCTGATGTATCTTAAAGAACTTGAATTATCATTGACTGAAATAGCTTTGCTATTAGGATACTCAGAGTTAAGCGCTTTCGATCGCGCTTTCCAACGGTGGACGGGATTAGCTCCCAACAAGTACCGTGCAATTCAACCATAA